In uncultured Methanobacterium sp., a genomic segment contains:
- a CDS encoding nitroreductase family protein: MEVFQTISQRRSIRRFKKEDIDESLIEKIIQAGIWAPSAGNLQSWELILVKNPRTKEKLSEAAYMREFIAKAPVIMVPCVNQRVSGTVYGNRGVELYSIQDVSCAIENMLLMAHALGIGSCWVGAFDEQQVTDLIGTPSYVRPVALVSMGYPDEKPYPPPRRDLADFLHFEKY, translated from the coding sequence ATGGAAGTTTTCCAGACCATAAGTCAAAGAAGAAGTATCAGACGATTTAAAAAAGAAGATATTGATGAATCTTTAATTGAGAAAATTATCCAAGCTGGTATTTGGGCACCTTCAGCAGGGAACCTGCAGAGTTGGGAATTGATCCTGGTTAAAAATCCCCGTACCAAAGAAAAACTATCTGAAGCGGCATATATGCGTGAATTCATAGCTAAAGCACCGGTAATAATGGTTCCATGTGTTAACCAGCGTGTTTCTGGTACTGTTTATGGTAACCGGGGAGTGGAACTTTACTCCATACAGGATGTTTCTTGTGCTATAGAAAACATGCTCCTAATGGCCCATGCACTTGGCATTGGGTCTTGCTGGGTTGGAGCCTTTGATGAACAACAGGTAACAGACTTAATAGGCACACCATCTTATGTGAGGCCAGTAGCATTGGTCTCAATGGGTTATCCTGATGAAAAACCGTATCCTCCTCCCAGGCGGGATTTAGCTGATTTTTTGCACTTTGAAAAATATTAA
- a CDS encoding Lrp/AsnC family transcriptional regulator has translation MKEDEKVNELVEIDDVDREIINLFNSDGRMSYRKIAKRLDVSIGTVHNRMEKLTKNGVIQKFTPVIDHSKLGYNLTTIIGVRVKGGVLENWEDKTAYHKNVLCMYDVTGEFDAILVARFKDTSELDQFIKGLLKEPDVQRTYTQTVLNIVKEDLSSSKML, from the coding sequence ATGAAAGAAGATGAAAAAGTAAATGAACTTGTGGAAATAGATGATGTAGACCGAGAAATCATCAATTTATTCAATAGCGACGGAAGAATGTCTTACAGGAAAATAGCAAAACGTCTGGATGTTTCCATAGGGACCGTGCATAATCGCATGGAAAAACTCACTAAAAATGGAGTTATCCAGAAATTCACACCGGTGATTGATCACAGCAAACTGGGTTACAACCTCACCACCATCATTGGAGTACGAGTAAAGGGAGGAGTACTTGAAAACTGGGAGGACAAAACCGCATACCATAAAAACGTTCTCTGCATGTATGATGTTACCGGAGAGTTTGATGCCATACTGGTTGCCAGATTCAAAGACACCAGCGAGCTGGATCAGTTCATAAAAGGTTTACTCAAGGAACCTGATGTGCAGAGAACCTACACCCAAACTGTGCTTAACATTGTGAAAGAAGACTTAAGTTCAAGTAAAATGTTGTAA
- a CDS encoding DUF2120 domain-containing protein has protein sequence MNTRNIAGQIMGKLEAFEGSKAAMDSTELLIVRGKSRQKIKPEELGSTISQILKDMEARELDMFSDETANIISIIDEQIRSQVQIQGETDIYGIYRLKESFENMNCHADYGMGLADDIAIFIVLWKDKSGIGPLFVELVVSALEG, from the coding sequence TTGAACACACGTAACATTGCCGGGCAAATCATGGGCAAGTTAGAAGCATTTGAAGGCTCCAAAGCAGCCATGGACAGCACCGAATTACTGATAGTCAGAGGAAAATCGCGCCAAAAGATCAAACCTGAAGAACTAGGTTCCACCATCTCCCAGATACTAAAAGATATGGAAGCTCGAGAGCTGGATATGTTCTCTGATGAAACCGCAAATATCATCTCCATAATAGACGAACAGATCCGTTCTCAAGTACAGATACAGGGAGAAACCGATATATACGGAATATATCGTCTTAAAGAATCCTTTGAAAACATGAACTGCCATGCAGATTATGGTATGGGCCTGGCGGATGATATTGCCATCTTCATAGTCCTTTGGAAAGACAAAAGTGGAATAGGACCCTTATTTGTGGAACTGGTGGTTTCAGCACTGGAAGGGTAA
- a CDS encoding DUF2100 domain-containing protein, producing MDKIRFKQAQTLLKEAGQSKKSTEKLKTPQEGIVDSVAYAEILNNIIKTEEFIYSSRPSHRLLQEDAEEFCSQLINIRNRIDDILADFGVLEKENVEEEVKRLSERFILLTSKGNFKKILTRWGVEPLRIVVAGVPLEAEDMRILNPKIPETALEPIKKKISHVKNDINRKMEQFDVQEILVVVENDKSGEILAKRAEDIYGAKVLIRDSLKDIDAIEFKKTLEM from the coding sequence ATGGACAAAATCAGGTTCAAACAGGCCCAAACACTTCTAAAAGAAGCGGGCCAATCCAAAAAAAGTACTGAAAAACTAAAAACTCCCCAAGAGGGTATTGTTGATTCAGTCGCCTATGCTGAGATTTTGAATAACATTATAAAAACCGAAGAATTTATTTACTCCAGCAGACCCAGCCATAGACTACTTCAGGAAGATGCTGAAGAATTCTGCAGTCAATTAATAAACATCCGGAATAGAATTGACGATATTTTAGCAGATTTCGGTGTTTTGGAAAAGGAAAATGTGGAAGAAGAAGTTAAAAGGCTTTCAGAAAGATTCATCTTACTCACCAGTAAGGGAAACTTCAAAAAAATATTAACCAGATGGGGAGTTGAACCCTTGAGGATTGTTGTGGCAGGGGTGCCCTTGGAAGCAGAGGACATGCGTATTCTCAATCCTAAAATTCCTGAAACTGCACTTGAACCCATAAAAAAGAAAATATCCCATGTTAAAAATGATATTAATCGTAAAATGGAACAGTTTGATGTGCAGGAAATCTTGGTGGTGGTTGAAAATGACAAATCCGGAGAAATCCTGGCAAAAAGAGCTGAAGATATTTACGGCGCCAAGGTCCTGATAAGGGATAGTTTAAAAGACATAGATGCCATTGAATTCAAAAAGACTCTAGAAATGTGA
- a CDS encoding response regulator has product MSQQSKILVVEDEALTGMELQKKLILWGYDVVDIVSSGEDAVKKALEMEPDLILMDILLKGCMNGIDAAKIIQKNKEIPIIYLTAYCNSETFQGAKVTQPHAYLIKPFDENELKFAIEMAFYGHQSRLNLKKSEAHYRILTESSQDMIFIINKDLLVDYVNESSLKHLKLTKDEIIGKPVQNIFSKQVFDMQMKSLQDIFRTGNPIRTKNHFIFPDCELCLDTRLKPLKTDEGEIYAVMGVSREL; this is encoded by the coding sequence ATGTCACAACAGTCCAAGATTTTGGTGGTGGAGGATGAAGCCCTCACTGGAATGGAACTTCAAAAAAAACTGATTTTATGGGGTTACGATGTGGTAGATATTGTTTCTTCTGGAGAAGATGCAGTTAAAAAAGCATTAGAAATGGAACCCGACCTTATTTTAATGGATATTCTACTCAAAGGTTGTATGAACGGAATAGATGCTGCAAAAATTATCCAAAAAAATAAGGAAATCCCAATTATTTATCTGACTGCTTACTGCAATTCTGAAACCTTCCAGGGTGCCAAGGTCACCCAACCTCATGCCTACCTCATCAAACCATTTGATGAAAACGAACTGAAATTTGCCATTGAAATGGCTTTTTATGGTCATCAATCCCGGTTAAACCTAAAAAAAAGTGAAGCACACTACAGGATTTTAACCGAAAGTTCTCAGGACATGATTTTCATCATAAATAAGGATTTACTGGTGGATTATGTTAATGAATCTTCACTAAAACATTTGAAACTCACAAAAGATGAAATTATTGGCAAACCAGTACAGAATATTTTTTCAAAACAGGTTTTTGACATGCAGATGAAGTCGCTGCAAGATATATTCCGCACTGGAAATCCCATACGTACTAAAAATCATTTCATTTTCCCTGACTGTGAATTATGCTTAGATACCCGTTTAAAACCCTTAAAAACTGATGAAGGTGAAATATACGCGGTTATGGGAGTTTCAAGGGAGTTATAA
- a CDS encoding histone deacetylase has protein sequence MISLVYSPEYARHQTGLHPENQERLEIMMKYLLEQGEVEKLNIHQPTPASDDNLLRVHTKHYLNHLQKFTESGGGYLDFDTFASPESYQIAKLAAGGAITASQLVFDQCDFAYSMARPPGHHATAGSAMGFCLINNLAVALEYMRKTHGLRKFVIVDFDAHYGNGTAEIFYDDPQVLYISIHQDPRTIFPGKGFIEETGSRMGEGFNLNIPLPPGSGTSDYIYILEKILEPACRKFQADFYFLDVGFDGHRDDPLSSLQLDDDFYPWITSYMQKITPKLVLILEGGYSQDAMARSNLKMIKVLKDKSTNEDRWRPSGKLVVKDETKRIFKRIQDIFSPFFTF, from the coding sequence GTGATTTCCCTGGTTTACTCCCCAGAATACGCACGGCATCAAACTGGACTTCATCCTGAGAATCAGGAAAGACTGGAAATTATGATGAAATATCTCCTAGAACAGGGAGAAGTGGAAAAATTAAATATCCACCAGCCCACCCCTGCCAGTGATGATAACCTCCTGCGAGTGCACACTAAACACTATTTAAATCATTTGCAAAAATTTACAGAAAGTGGTGGGGGTTACTTGGACTTTGACACCTTCGCTTCCCCTGAAAGTTACCAAATTGCAAAGCTAGCAGCAGGTGGGGCAATTACTGCCTCCCAACTTGTTTTCGATCAGTGTGATTTTGCTTACTCCATGGCCCGACCCCCTGGCCACCACGCCACAGCAGGTAGTGCTATGGGTTTCTGTTTAATCAACAATCTTGCAGTGGCCCTGGAGTATATGCGAAAAACCCATGGCCTGCGAAAATTCGTGATAGTAGATTTTGACGCTCATTACGGAAATGGAACAGCTGAAATATTCTACGATGATCCCCAAGTCCTTTACATATCCATACATCAGGATCCTCGCACTATTTTCCCCGGAAAAGGATTTATTGAAGAAACTGGTAGTAGAATGGGGGAAGGTTTCAATCTTAACATACCCCTACCTCCGGGTTCTGGAACTTCTGATTATATTTACATCTTAGAAAAAATCTTAGAACCAGCTTGCCGGAAATTCCAGGCAGACTTCTACTTTCTGGATGTTGGTTTTGACGGACACCGGGACGATCCCCTTTCCAGTCTCCAGTTGGATGATGATTTTTATCCATGGATAACATCCTATATGCAGAAGATAACTCCAAAACTGGTGCTGATCCTGGAAGGGGGTTACAGTCAAGATGCCATGGCCCGTTCCAACCTGAAAATGATAAAAGTGTTGAAGGACAAGAGTACCAATGAAGACCGGTGGCGACCATCTGGAAAACTGGTGGTGAAAGATGAAACCAAAAGAATTTTTAAAAGAATTCAAGACATATTTTCACCATTTTTCACATTCTAA
- the mptA gene encoding GTP cyclohydrolase MptA, with protein sequence MEPPCLPDTQEKLPTIPVHLTRVGVKGVKKLLKIERDGKRPIVLLPTFDAFVDLPSTQRGIHMSRNPEAISHVLEEAVEDNAMEVESLCAEIVSLLLEKHKYAKRAEVSMKSDFMIMKKSPVTQHKTQEMVNIMADAIGYRTEEGVVIRKMIGAEVVGMTVCPCAQETVKESSKQKLLKFLDEETTEKVLETVTFASHNQRGRGSIMIEVPAQQTIRGEDIIKIIEDSMSSYVCELLKRPDEHAVVVNAHEHPMFVEDCVRHMIHKIVKEFSHLPDDTLITVQQVNEESIHRHNAFAEKVATMGELKAEIKNGGGN encoded by the coding sequence TTGGAACCACCGTGTTTACCTGATACCCAGGAAAAGTTACCTACCATCCCCGTACACCTCACCAGAGTAGGGGTGAAAGGGGTTAAAAAACTCTTAAAGATTGAAAGGGATGGTAAAAGACCTATTGTTCTTTTACCAACTTTCGATGCCTTTGTGGACCTGCCCAGCACTCAAAGAGGCATCCACATGTCACGCAATCCCGAGGCCATTAGCCATGTCTTAGAGGAAGCTGTAGAAGACAATGCAATGGAAGTAGAGTCGTTATGTGCTGAGATAGTGAGTTTACTACTTGAAAAGCACAAATACGCCAAGCGGGCCGAGGTCAGTATGAAGAGTGACTTCATGATCATGAAGAAGTCACCGGTGACCCAACACAAAACCCAGGAAATGGTAAATATAATGGCTGATGCCATTGGCTACCGAACCGAGGAAGGAGTGGTCATTCGGAAGATGATCGGAGCAGAGGTGGTGGGGATGACTGTATGTCCCTGCGCCCAGGAAACTGTGAAGGAAAGCTCTAAACAGAAGCTCCTGAAATTTTTAGATGAAGAAACCACCGAAAAAGTCCTGGAAACTGTCACCTTCGCATCCCACAATCAAAGGGGTAGGGGAAGTATCATGATTGAAGTACCCGCCCAACAGACAATCAGGGGTGAAGATATTATCAAGATAATTGAAGACTCCATGAGCTCCTATGTCTGTGAACTTTTGAAAAGACCCGATGAGCATGCGGTAGTGGTTAATGCCCATGAGCATCCCATGTTTGTGGAAGACTGCGTACGGCATATGATACATAAGATAGTAAAAGAATTTTCTCACTTACCTGATGACACTCTTATCACCGTTCAACAGGTTAACGAGGAGAGTATTCACCGTCACAATGCATTCGCAGAAAAGGTAGCCACTATGGGTGAACTGAAAGCAGAAATTAAAAATGGTGGAGGAAACTAA
- the cofG gene encoding 7,8-didemethyl-8-hydroxy-5-deazariboflavin synthase subunit CofG produces MLSRDQLISLLEVKGEGVLQLMMQANSLRQTDKITYSKNVFLPLTNICRNDCGYCTFRREPGDPDATLILPPQKVMQTIHEADHYSCREALFTFGEQADSTPQVHDALEKLGFEGMLEYLYHLCERTLNETNLLPHSNPGILQKDELKMLREVNASMGLMLETTSSRLMESPAHMKSPGKDPKLRIETIENAGKLKIPFTTGLLIGIGETVEERVDSLLEIRRIQDKYGHIQEIIIQNFKPKPGIEMEFESEPSLLDMIRMVAVTSLLFPDCGVQVPPNLNRDTAGMFLLAGADDWGGVSPLTKDYVNPEAPWPELDELKELTQELGFQLEERLPVYPKYLTKEFLSSQVHEKVGNSNLQY; encoded by the coding sequence ATGTTATCCCGAGACCAGTTGATTTCTTTACTGGAAGTAAAGGGTGAGGGTGTTCTGCAGCTGATGATGCAGGCCAATTCACTCCGTCAAACAGACAAAATAACCTATTCTAAGAACGTTTTTTTACCATTAACCAATATCTGCCGAAATGATTGTGGATACTGTACTTTTCGCCGAGAACCGGGAGATCCAGACGCCACACTGATCTTACCACCCCAAAAAGTTATGCAGACCATTCATGAAGCTGACCATTACAGTTGCAGGGAAGCTCTTTTCACCTTTGGAGAACAGGCAGATTCCACACCCCAGGTCCACGATGCTCTGGAAAAGCTGGGATTTGAAGGGATGTTGGAATATTTATATCACCTCTGTGAGCGGACGCTTAATGAAACCAATCTTTTACCCCACAGTAACCCGGGTATACTCCAAAAAGATGAGCTTAAGATGTTAAGGGAAGTAAACGCATCCATGGGCCTGATGCTGGAAACTACGAGCAGCAGACTGATGGAAAGCCCTGCCCACATGAAGAGCCCGGGTAAAGATCCCAAGTTAAGAATTGAAACCATTGAAAATGCGGGAAAATTGAAGATACCATTTACAACAGGACTTTTAATTGGTATTGGAGAGACTGTGGAAGAAAGAGTAGATTCTCTCCTGGAGATCAGGAGGATTCAGGATAAATATGGTCATATTCAGGAGATAATTATCCAGAATTTCAAACCCAAACCAGGGATTGAAATGGAATTTGAAAGTGAACCCTCACTCCTGGATATGATTCGAATGGTAGCAGTTACCAGCCTGCTCTTCCCGGATTGTGGGGTGCAGGTCCCACCTAACCTCAACCGGGATACTGCCGGGATGTTTCTCCTGGCAGGAGCAGATGACTGGGGAGGAGTTTCGCCCCTCACCAAGGACTATGTGAACCCAGAAGCACCTTGGCCAGAGTTAGATGAACTAAAGGAGTTAACCCAAGAACTAGGATTCCAATTGGAAGAAAGACTGCCAGTGTACCCTAAATACCTCACAAAAGAATTTTTAAGCAGCCAAGTACATGAAAAAGTCGGAAATTCTAATCTACAATATTGA
- a CDS encoding class I SAM-dependent methyltransferase family protein, giving the protein MKGKVIGDILVLKNQQVDNPQELLNIPGVNRVVRLGRIKGLQREPDVEIILGEGTETVHRENHCQYKLDVARVMWSKGNTTERKRMGQLVRPGETVVDLFAGIGYFTIPMAVHAHPLKIHAVEINPVAHGYLSENIKLNKVQDVVEPILGDCRDVAPRNIADRVLMGYIGNTDEYLDVAMEVVKDEGIIHYHESVPDKLKYIRPAERVKKAANGFEVDILNQRIIKKYSPGVYHMVVDAKVYKN; this is encoded by the coding sequence GACATTCTAGTTTTGAAAAATCAGCAGGTGGACAATCCCCAGGAACTACTTAATATTCCAGGGGTAAATCGGGTGGTACGCCTGGGCAGGATAAAGGGACTTCAGAGGGAGCCAGATGTGGAAATAATTCTGGGCGAGGGCACAGAAACTGTTCACCGGGAAAACCATTGTCAGTATAAACTGGATGTGGCCAGGGTAATGTGGTCCAAGGGAAACACTACAGAAAGGAAGAGAATGGGTCAGTTAGTCCGTCCAGGAGAGACGGTGGTTGATTTATTCGCAGGGATTGGATATTTCACCATACCCATGGCAGTGCATGCCCATCCCCTGAAAATTCATGCCGTGGAGATAAATCCAGTTGCCCATGGTTACCTATCTGAAAATATAAAGCTCAACAAGGTTCAGGATGTTGTTGAACCTATTCTGGGTGACTGCAGGGATGTAGCTCCTCGAAATATTGCAGATCGGGTTTTAATGGGGTATATTGGGAATACAGATGAATATCTTGATGTGGCAATGGAAGTAGTTAAAGATGAAGGGATCATTCATTATCATGAGTCTGTTCCAGATAAATTGAAATATATAAGGCCTGCAGAACGGGTTAAAAAAGCTGCAAATGGTTTTGAAGTGGATATATTAAACCAGAGAATTATAAAAAAATATTCTCCAGGGGTTTATCACATGGTTGTAGATGCTAAAGTGTATAAAAATTAA
- a CDS encoding response regulator, translating into MNLDELDILLVEDNPTDAELTMRALKRKNLANKLVWVKNGEEALNFIHAQGQYQDRDPEDLPHLILLDLRMPKVDGLEVLKELKASEHTKRIPVVVLTSSQQDRDVVESYKLGVNSYVSKPVEFDEFIDAVSTLGLYWMLINKHP; encoded by the coding sequence TTGAATTTAGATGAATTAGATATTCTTTTGGTGGAAGATAATCCCACTGATGCTGAACTGACCATGCGAGCTTTGAAGCGGAAAAATTTAGCGAACAAGCTGGTCTGGGTTAAAAATGGAGAAGAAGCCCTTAATTTCATTCATGCCCAAGGTCAGTATCAAGATAGGGATCCCGAAGACTTACCCCATTTGATACTTCTGGATTTACGCATGCCTAAAGTGGACGGTTTGGAGGTCTTAAAAGAATTAAAGGCCAGTGAACATACTAAAAGAATACCAGTGGTGGTTTTGACCTCTTCACAGCAGGATAGGGATGTGGTGGAAAGTTACAAGTTAGGGGTCAATAGTTACGTGAGTAAACCAGTAGAATTTGATGAATTTATAGATGCAGTTTCAACCCTTGGATTGTACTGGATGTTGATAAATAAACATCCCTGA